One genomic segment of Rivularia sp. PCC 7116 includes these proteins:
- a CDS encoding 50S ribosomal protein L11 methyltransferase, producing the protein MSYLHVQGHQSMTFDYRRNQAYYDALEKVITPDSVVLDLGSGAGIHGILAAKLGAKKVYLVEPQDIIAVANQIAQLNGFSDRIECLKGKIEEIDLPEKVDVIISVFTGNFLLEEDLLPSLFYARDKYLKPGGVLIPEGAVMEAVPVYAPEIYNANIAAWSQPHMEIDQSPGRTYASQAIYYRTSLSKAKYLAEPHDLLAMDFYQATSTYCQTQVNFTIKELGEEPGLCHGFAGWFRMQLGDTWLSTAPHEPALHWSPAFLPLDPPIEVTAGEEISFKLQRPPFGDWVWQVKTSKTQQLRSTFFSTPRTIKTIKKIAHDYQPQINEKGKAAMYVLSHSDGTFSIKELGHYVKKEYPQLFSSSEKAIDFVQNLVGSFS; encoded by the coding sequence GTGAGCTACTTACACGTACAGGGTCATCAAAGTATGACTTTTGATTATCGACGCAACCAAGCTTATTACGATGCCTTAGAAAAAGTCATTACTCCCGATAGCGTCGTTCTTGATTTAGGCTCTGGTGCCGGTATTCATGGCATTTTAGCGGCAAAATTAGGAGCCAAAAAGGTTTACTTAGTTGAACCACAAGATATCATAGCAGTTGCGAATCAAATTGCTCAACTAAATGGTTTTAGCGATAGAATTGAGTGCCTAAAAGGTAAAATAGAAGAAATTGATTTACCCGAAAAAGTTGATGTAATAATTTCCGTTTTTACAGGTAATTTTTTATTAGAAGAAGATTTATTACCTTCATTATTTTATGCACGGGATAAATATCTCAAACCTGGCGGTGTTTTAATTCCTGAAGGTGCAGTAATGGAAGCAGTTCCTGTTTATGCACCAGAAATATATAATGCAAATATTGCTGCTTGGTCGCAACCACATATGGAGATTGACCAAAGTCCTGGTAGAACTTACGCCAGTCAAGCAATTTACTACCGAACCAGTTTATCTAAGGCGAAATATTTAGCCGAGCCGCACGATTTGTTAGCAATGGATTTTTATCAAGCCACCAGTACCTATTGTCAAACACAAGTAAATTTCACAATCAAAGAATTAGGTGAAGAACCCGGATTGTGTCATGGCTTTGCTGGCTGGTTTAGAATGCAATTGGGTGATACTTGGCTATCCACAGCACCCCACGAACCGGCGCTACATTGGTCTCCTGCTTTTTTACCCCTCGATCCTCCCATTGAAGTTACAGCAGGTGAAGAAATAAGCTTTAAACTACAGCGTCCTCCTTTTGGTGATTGGGTTTGGCAAGTTAAAACATCAAAAACTCAACAACTACGCTCTACTTTCTTTTCCACACCCAGAACTATCAAAACTATCAAGAAGATAGCCCACGACTATCAACCGCAAATTAACGAAAAAGGTAAAGCAGCAATGTATGTTTTATCTCACAGCGATGGCACTTTTTCTATAAAAGAACTCGGTCATTATGTAAAAAAAGAATATCCGCAATTATTTTCGAGTTCAGAAAAAGCTATCGACTTTGTTCAGAATTTAGTTGGTAGTTTTTCTTAG
- a CDS encoding carboxymuconolactone decarboxylase family protein — protein MKTLANQLLPSSVDFSRLHQEYSPLLNLVKLLIGVIPNCDPILEIWQVGFRTYNLLVPNLLNLPISLIDTKSNKALLGLAMYSASQTAQCAYCTAHCCSFALRRGLSPEVFQGNTSPKEKAVIDLGQALSAIPANLPSNLISELRTHFNDTELEQLALSIGMMGFLNKFMDAVGVELEAESINDVSHILSSTGWTPGKHRDEEKLLNVSHNIVTTDSLKTYLRVFLQAPGAIWIERQWTNGISGNSVNAQAYLKNIVGYDFPLLKNIKSSRVVRALTTVLRDNLDQNTSEIGVSAKALCGLIFAATVENDYLIKESITLAKLFNRDLSQTTIETIKNIANLSVPTDKSESKKQLNNITTALKISQKSAAAFIFTRAISNSPADVNETILSEISPLLSPTELVELNVWISIQQLMHRLERYYSAIGNPSR, from the coding sequence ATGAAAACCTTAGCAAATCAGCTTTTACCCTCGTCGGTAGATTTTTCAAGATTGCATCAAGAGTATTCGCCGCTGTTGAATCTTGTTAAACTTTTAATTGGTGTGATTCCCAACTGCGATCCAATCTTAGAAATATGGCAAGTTGGTTTTCGTACTTATAATTTGCTGGTTCCTAATCTTTTAAATTTACCGATATCTTTAATAGACACAAAATCAAATAAAGCACTTTTGGGCTTAGCGATGTATAGCGCTTCTCAGACAGCCCAGTGTGCTTATTGTACTGCTCATTGTTGCTCTTTCGCTTTGCGTCGTGGTTTGTCACCTGAAGTTTTTCAAGGTAATACCAGTCCAAAAGAAAAAGCGGTTATTGATTTGGGACAAGCTTTGTCAGCTATCCCAGCAAATTTACCAAGCAATCTAATTTCAGAATTAAGAACGCATTTTAACGACACAGAATTAGAACAATTAGCTCTGTCAATTGGGATGATGGGGTTTCTCAATAAGTTTATGGATGCTGTAGGTGTAGAATTGGAAGCTGAGTCAATAAACGATGTGTCACATATTCTATCGTCTACAGGCTGGACACCAGGAAAACATCGCGATGAAGAGAAATTGTTGAATGTTTCACATAACATAGTTACGACCGATAGTCTAAAAACATACCTGCGTGTTTTTCTGCAAGCACCTGGAGCTATTTGGATTGAACGACAGTGGACAAATGGTATTTCTGGTAATTCTGTTAATGCCCAAGCATATCTCAAAAATATAGTAGGCTACGATTTTCCACTATTAAAAAATATTAAATCATCAAGGGTAGTCCGCGCATTAACGACTGTTTTACGCGATAACCTTGACCAAAATACTAGTGAAATCGGTGTTAGTGCAAAAGCATTATGTGGTTTAATATTTGCAGCAACGGTTGAAAATGATTATTTGATTAAAGAGTCTATTACTTTAGCAAAACTGTTTAATCGAGACCTTTCACAAACAACTATTGAAACTATTAAAAATATTGCTAATTTATCTGTACCGACTGATAAAAGTGAATCAAAAAAACAGCTTAATAATATAACTACAGCTTTAAAAATATCTCAAAAATCGGCAGCAGCTTTTATATTTACTAGAGCAATTTCTAACAGTCCTGCTGATGTAAACGAAACTATTTTAAGCGAAATATCTCCACTTTTATCTCCAACAGAACTAGTAGAATTAAACGTTTGGATATCCATACAGCAGCTAATGCATCGTCTTGAAAGATATTATTCTGCTATTGGAAACCCCTCTCGATGA
- a CDS encoding NAD(P)/FAD-dependent oxidoreductase — MLTSTLLDMCEMTNLQPGKKVTILGAGIAGLVAAYELERLGHEVEIIEGSSRIGGRVWTHRFGKDNDAPYAELGAMRIPSSHHHTLHYVEEMGLSDKLCKFMTVFEEQNAFINLEGKIFKMKDAPRIFQQRYQGIFTDTRYSETTRLFAAWLKTIVDTISPGDLREGLQNDLESHLMDELERLDLEPYFSEDKESIDLQLFIKQNPGFRARCSKALDMFFEDIVVETGKDLLQLQGGMQQIIDRLVEYIKSPIKCNQKVVAVRVNPEFTEIDIIENGERYTRKCDYVLCTIPFSVMRKMELAGFDERKLDSIHDTYYCPATKVAFHTQEAFWQKQGIKGGASFSGEGVRQTYYPSVKFTPDSGSVMLASYTIGDDADRMGMMSESQRHDYVKDVVGKVHPELQSENMVVEAASIAWGNYEWSAGGCAVHWEDEAANTSNYLEAARRQHQLLFAGEHCSRYPAWLQGSIESALEAVYDIVSDKRRDYFGTTSVNQRQDASVLQAA, encoded by the coding sequence ATGCTTACTTCAACTTTACTAGATATGTGTGAAATGACCAACTTGCAACCTGGAAAAAAAGTTACCATTCTAGGCGCAGGAATTGCAGGGTTGGTTGCAGCTTATGAATTAGAACGCTTGGGACATGAAGTTGAGATTATCGAAGGTAGTTCCCGAATTGGTGGAAGAGTTTGGACGCATCGCTTTGGTAAGGATAATGACGCACCTTACGCAGAGTTGGGAGCAATGAGAATTCCTAGCAGCCACCATCATACTTTGCACTATGTTGAAGAAATGGGTTTGAGCGACAAACTTTGTAAATTTATGACTGTATTTGAAGAACAAAATGCTTTCATTAATTTAGAAGGTAAAATCTTCAAGATGAAGGATGCTCCTCGGATTTTTCAACAGCGCTATCAAGGAATTTTTACAGATACTCGTTACAGCGAAACAACTCGTTTATTTGCAGCTTGGTTAAAGACTATTGTTGATACTATTTCTCCCGGTGATTTGCGCGAAGGTTTACAAAATGACCTCGAATCTCACTTGATGGATGAATTAGAAAGATTGGATTTAGAACCTTATTTTAGCGAAGATAAAGAATCTATCGATTTACAACTTTTCATCAAACAAAATCCCGGTTTCCGCGCTCGTTGCAGTAAAGCTTTGGATATGTTCTTTGAAGATATTGTAGTGGAAACTGGTAAGGATTTGTTACAGCTTCAAGGTGGAATGCAGCAAATAATTGACCGTTTAGTAGAATATATTAAATCTCCTATCAAGTGCAATCAGAAAGTAGTTGCTGTTAGAGTTAATCCCGAATTTACAGAAATTGATATTATCGAAAATGGCGAAAGATACACCCGTAAATGTGATTATGTATTGTGTACAATTCCTTTTTCTGTAATGCGAAAAATGGAATTAGCAGGATTTGACGAAAGAAAGTTAGACTCTATTCACGATACTTATTATTGCCCTGCCACTAAGGTTGCTTTCCATACTCAAGAAGCGTTTTGGCAAAAGCAAGGTATTAAAGGTGGTGCTTCTTTTAGCGGTGAAGGTGTTCGTCAAACCTACTATCCTTCTGTTAAGTTTACTCCCGATAGCGGTAGCGTCATGTTAGCTAGCTACACGATTGGTGATGATGCCGATCGCATGGGAATGATGTCGGAATCACAGCGCCACGACTATGTTAAAGACGTTGTTGGTAAAGTTCATCCCGAATTACAATCTGAAAATATGGTTGTAGAAGCAGCTTCCATTGCCTGGGGTAATTACGAATGGAGCGCTGGTGGTTGCGCGGTACATTGGGAAGATGAAGCTGCTAATACTTCTAATTATTTAGAAGCAGCTAGAAGACAACATCAATTGTTATTTGCTGGCGAACATTGTTCTAGATATCCCGCTTGGTTGCAAGGTTCGATTGAGTCTGCTTTGGAAGCTGTTTACGATATTGTTTCTGATAAGAGAAGGGATTACTTTGGTACAACTTCTGTTAATCAAAGACAAGATGCTTCGGTTTTACAGGCTGCTTAG
- a CDS encoding PqqD family protein, translating into MKHTPNQLDIDNNLLNQVSFRLSDDVLYSEVENEAILLHVSGGTYYNLSETSLPFWEALQNQQPLQPVVEKIANEYEVQREQVLNDLQAFLQDLSKLGLISKTSN; encoded by the coding sequence ATGAAACATACCCCCAATCAGCTAGACATAGACAACAATCTTCTCAATCAAGTCAGCTTCAGATTAAGTGATGACGTTCTTTACTCTGAGGTCGAAAACGAAGCAATTTTATTACATGTTTCAGGCGGTACTTATTACAATCTCAGTGAAACTAGTTTACCGTTTTGGGAAGCTTTGCAAAATCAACAGCCTCTACAGCCAGTAGTTGAGAAAATTGCTAATGAATATGAAGTTCAACGAGAGCAAGTGTTGAACGATTTACAAGCTTTTCTGCAAGATTTATCAAAGCTTGGTCTGATTTCTAAAACATCAAATTAG
- a CDS encoding COR domain-containing protein yields the protein MTEEELLQVIEQAAAEGWTELDLSGNELTALPPEIGQLTNLQYLHLSYNQLSSLPEEFGQLTNLQFLYLLENQLSTLPAEIGQLRKLQCLYLRRNQLSILPEEIGQLTNLQSLYLNENQLSTLPAEFGQLRKLQCFYLRRNQLSSLPEEIGQLTNLQSLYLNENQLSTLPPEIGQLSNLQYLHLSYNQLSSLPPEIGQLSNLQYLHLSYNQLSSLPEEIGQLTNLQSLYLRYNQLSSLPPEIGRLHSHLTELTLDGNPLESLPAEIRGKISQVILNFYKQKLEQTINRLYEAKLLIIGEGGAGKTSLAKKIEDENYKLKFNEESTEGIDVIQWKFPLDNGKEFRVNIWDFGGQEIYHQTHQFFLTKRSLYALVADSRRENTNFYWWMKVAELLSDKSPILVIKNEKQERQCEVNESQLRGEFNHLKEVLATNVATNRGLEDIKKNIQFHISNLPHIGTELPKTWVEIRSAIEKYSRNYISREEYYQLCQKHNLTDREDMLYLSRFLHDLGVFLHFQDDSTLKHYVILKPEWATTSVYKILDNKTVRENLGCFNQEKLAEIWKDSQYSDMRDELLQLMMRFKLCYQIPNRYGNYIAPQLLNINEPEYNWDKSNNLILRYKYEFMPKGILTSFIVETHPFIEEQKLVWRSGVILNNHETRAEVIENYNQREIKVRVSGNRKKELLAVITHELGKIHRSFERLQYETLVPCNCQKCTGSENPYSYDLEKLRKRLENGRYQIECDNSYEMVDVRRLIDDVNLWQIENNKNNLLQQQLEEDRNLNFNRGQKLKELRDAIINAYPNKSNLKMMVRYELDENLDSITTGENMGVVVFELIAWAESLGKLQQLVKAACESNPGNSKLQRIKEEMSL from the coding sequence ATGACCGAGGAAGAACTGCTACAGGTAATTGAACAAGCAGCAGCAGAGGGATGGACGGAATTAGACCTTTCTGGTAACGAGTTGACGGCTTTACCACCTGAGATTGGACAACTCACCAATTTGCAATATCTCCACCTCTCGTACAATCAACTGAGTAGTTTACCAGAAGAATTTGGACAACTCACCAATTTGCAATTCCTCTACCTCTTGGAAAATCAACTGAGTACTTTACCAGCAGAAATTGGACAACTTCGCAAGTTACAATGCCTCTACCTCCGTAGAAATCAGCTAAGTATTTTACCAGAAGAAATTGGACAACTCACCAATTTGCAATCCCTCTACCTCAATGAAAATCAACTGAGTACTTTACCAGCAGAATTTGGACAACTTCGCAAGTTACAATGCTTCTATCTCCGTAGAAATCAACTGAGTAGTTTACCAGAAGAAATTGGACAACTCACCAATTTGCAATCCCTCTACCTCAATGAAAATCAACTGAGTACTTTACCACCTGAGATTGGACAACTCTCCAATTTGCAATATCTCCACCTCTCGTACAATCAACTAAGTAGTTTACCACCTGAGATTGGACAACTCTCCAATTTGCAATATCTCCACCTCTCGTACAATCAACTGAGTAGTTTACCAGAAGAAATTGGACAACTCACCAATTTGCAATCCCTCTACCTCAGATACAATCAACTGAGTAGTTTACCACCTGAGATTGGACGCTTACATTCACATCTAACAGAGCTTACGCTTGATGGTAATCCCCTAGAATCCCTTCCGGCAGAAATCCGAGGTAAAATCTCTCAAGTAATCTTAAACTTTTACAAGCAAAAGTTAGAACAAACAATCAACCGTCTTTACGAAGCAAAACTTTTAATTATTGGGGAAGGAGGAGCGGGTAAAACTTCTTTAGCGAAAAAAATTGAGGATGAAAACTACAAACTAAAATTTAATGAAGAATCAACGGAGGGTATAGATGTAATCCAGTGGAAATTCCCGTTAGACAATGGTAAAGAATTTCGCGTTAATATTTGGGATTTTGGCGGACAAGAAATCTACCATCAAACTCACCAGTTTTTCCTCACCAAACGTTCTCTTTATGCTTTAGTTGCGGATTCTCGGAGGGAAAACACTAACTTTTACTGGTGGATGAAAGTTGCCGAACTTTTAAGCGATAAAAGCCCGATTTTGGTTATAAAAAATGAAAAACAAGAGCGTCAGTGTGAAGTAAACGAAAGTCAGTTACGGGGAGAATTCAATCATTTAAAAGAAGTTTTGGCAACTAATGTAGCAACTAATCGTGGTTTAGAAGACATTAAAAAAAATATACAATTCCATATATCTAATCTTCCCCACATTGGTACAGAGCTGCCAAAAACATGGGTGGAAATCCGTTCAGCTATAGAAAAATATTCCCGCAATTACATTAGCCGAGAAGAATATTATCAACTTTGTCAAAAACATAATTTAACTGACCGTGAGGATATGCTATATCTGAGTCGTTTTCTACACGACCTCGGCGTTTTTCTACACTTCCAAGATGATTCTACACTCAAACATTATGTAATTCTCAAACCGGAATGGGCGACAACTTCGGTTTATAAAATATTGGATAATAAAACTGTCAGGGAAAATCTGGGGTGTTTTAACCAAGAAAAACTAGCTGAAATTTGGAAAGATAGCCAATACAGCGATATGCGAGATGAACTGCTGCAATTAATGATGCGGTTTAAACTCTGTTATCAAATTCCCAATCGTTACGGTAACTATATTGCACCACAATTACTTAATATCAACGAACCCGAATACAATTGGGATAAATCAAACAATCTCATTTTGCGCTACAAATACGAATTTATGCCCAAGGGTATTCTTACCAGTTTTATTGTTGAAACGCACCCTTTTATAGAAGAACAAAAATTAGTTTGGAGAAGCGGGGTTATTCTTAATAACCATGAAACTCGCGCTGAAGTGATTGAGAATTACAATCAACGGGAAATTAAAGTTAGGGTATCGGGAAATCGTAAAAAAGAATTACTCGCAGTTATTACTCATGAATTAGGAAAAATTCATCGTTCTTTTGAGCGGTTGCAATATGAAACTTTGGTTCCCTGTAACTGCCAAAAATGTACAGGAAGTGAGAATCCTTATAGCTATGATTTAGAAAAATTGCGGAAGCGTTTAGAAAATGGTAGGTACCAGATTGAGTGTGACAATAGCTATGAAATGGTTGATGTCCGCAGATTGATTGACGATGTGAATTTGTGGCAAATCGAAAATAATAAAAATAATTTATTACAACAGCAATTAGAAGAGGACAGAAATTTAAATTTCAATCGTGGTCAAAAACTAAAAGAATTAAGAGATGCTATTATCAATGCTTATCCAAATAAAAGTAATTTAAAGATGATGGTTCGTTATGAATTAGATGAAAATCTTGATTCAATAACTACCGGAGAAAATATGGGGGTAGTTGTTTTTGAATTAATTGCATGGGCTGAATCGCTAGGTAAATTACAGCAATTAGTTAAAGCTGCTTGTGAATCTAATCCTGGTAATTCAAAATTACAAAGAATAAAGGAAGAGATGAGCTTGTAA
- a CDS encoding asparagine synthase-related protein, with product MSGILCAWNSRKATPWQRMLDDLTVLGRDGKGDWHNREVGLSLGRTQFFNTPESTQEAPVVEHEGCVLVWDGRIDDRESLLASRSHVTDAQLIIEAYRRWGVDCLKHLTGEFVFILWDASNDLLFVGCDVLGGRTLSYYWDGETLLLSSRALTLLLHPQVSKELDEIYLAHTICNLWSHPPGITAFADIKRLRPGFVLILKSGQLQERQVTQLPTPERYELPKSPEILYEKFWYLLNQATKDRLRSHRPICTTISGGLDSTTVTVSLLNHLPRVDAFSNVTTIFREFDERKPIQSFLERYPQVKWHDVNCDRAVALTEPWEKLPIPDDPIISCTMPMNIQLIAKMQELGFGLFFGGDLGDELFDGNLDELAYSGCWKQVVQHLQAEKKWYSPLCKEILLPRMPKFIHSLWFEIEKRKSQHIAPWILPSYLQKPSTQIALQQFWENSISQNRTETINWCYHSSGSVGVNQTYKLFQKAHQIESTSSFEDKRLVEFAINLHPSLQNDPIYNKIFLRKANNNKLPDTLAWRHKFNHFSPLLYQGIAQNEQVLDLLEKSSIDSPLDSLIDIKNITNSLKSFRSNYYSYSYNRNNYKMLNISSIYTILQFFIWIKSIHVN from the coding sequence ATGAGTGGAATTTTATGCGCTTGGAATAGTCGGAAAGCAACGCCTTGGCAAAGGATGCTGGATGATTTAACAGTCTTGGGAAGGGATGGTAAAGGAGATTGGCATAATCGAGAAGTGGGTTTGAGTCTCGGACGTACTCAATTTTTTAATACTCCCGAATCCACTCAAGAAGCACCTGTAGTTGAGCATGAAGGTTGTGTTTTGGTTTGGGATGGGCGCATAGATGATAGAGAATCTCTGTTAGCTAGTCGTTCTCATGTCACCGATGCTCAATTAATTATTGAGGCTTATCGTCGTTGGGGAGTTGATTGTTTAAAGCATTTAACAGGGGAGTTTGTTTTCATCCTCTGGGATGCTTCTAACGATCTATTGTTTGTCGGTTGCGATGTTTTGGGAGGACGAACTCTCTCATACTATTGGGATGGAGAGACTCTATTGCTTTCATCGCGAGCCTTGACACTATTGTTGCATCCCCAAGTAAGTAAGGAATTAGATGAGATTTATTTAGCTCATACCATTTGTAACTTATGGTCGCATCCTCCTGGGATTACAGCTTTTGCAGATATTAAGCGTCTAAGACCTGGTTTTGTTCTGATTCTCAAGTCGGGACAGTTACAAGAACGTCAAGTTACTCAGTTGCCGACTCCAGAACGTTACGAATTACCCAAATCACCGGAAATTTTATACGAGAAGTTCTGGTATTTACTAAATCAAGCGACAAAAGACCGTTTACGCAGTCATCGTCCGATTTGTACCACTATTAGTGGCGGCTTAGACTCTACTACGGTGACAGTATCTTTATTGAATCATTTACCGAGAGTAGATGCTTTTTCAAATGTGACAACTATTTTTCGGGAATTTGATGAGCGCAAACCGATTCAATCTTTCTTAGAACGCTACCCGCAAGTTAAATGGCATGATGTAAATTGCGATCGCGCTGTTGCTTTAACCGAACCCTGGGAAAAATTACCAATACCAGACGATCCGATAATTTCTTGTACAATGCCGATGAATATTCAACTCATTGCGAAAATGCAGGAATTGGGGTTTGGATTGTTTTTTGGTGGGGATTTAGGAGATGAATTATTTGATGGCAATTTGGATGAGTTAGCTTATTCAGGTTGTTGGAAACAAGTAGTACAACATCTCCAAGCTGAAAAGAAATGGTATTCACCACTGTGCAAAGAAATACTACTTCCCAGAATGCCAAAGTTTATCCATAGTTTGTGGTTTGAAATAGAAAAGAGAAAATCCCAACACATAGCTCCTTGGATTCTACCAAGTTATCTACAAAAACCGTCAACTCAGATTGCACTTCAACAATTCTGGGAAAATAGCATCTCGCAAAATCGCACCGAAACAATTAACTGGTGTTACCACTCTAGTGGTTCAGTAGGTGTTAATCAAACTTATAAACTTTTTCAGAAAGCACATCAGATAGAATCAACTTCTTCCTTTGAAGATAAACGCTTGGTGGAATTTGCAATTAACTTACATCCATCCCTACAAAATGACCCGATTTATAATAAGATATTCCTCCGCAAAGCAAATAATAATAAACTGCCAGATACTTTAGCATGGCGACATAAATTTAATCATTTTAGTCCTTTACTTTATCAAGGTATTGCCCAAAATGAACAAGTACTGGATTTATTAGAAAAATCATCAATTGATTCTCCTTTAGATAGCTTAATCGATATAAAAAACATCACAAATTCTCTTAAATCATTTCGCTCAAATTATTACAGCTACTCATATAATCGCAACAATTATAAGATGCTAAACATTAGCAGCATATACACAATTTTGCAGTTTTTTATTTGGATAAAAAGTATTCACGTAAATTAA
- a CDS encoding adenylate/guanylate cyclase domain-containing protein, which yields MSEKPILNNSTRSLTIFYTFSLGFVACLSISGQIIVQGMLSQQQKNLEVVSLIEERQTLCQEVIKFVALLKLEPETRNNPQQLQKLQQLVIDWKDSGEELAIATQKTPGLSPTQTVALQDKLAKIKPAGVKFREAAAKIVSEGRRSRGARLSGTSSVTQLLAEEQILMQGLEDVSNWYTQETIAGVNRLKQVEYGLLGIILLVLLLEGILVFRPAVNKIQDTLGKLALEQAQSENLLLNILPHPIAQRLKQSQPSKKTKTDNIMIADGYNDATVMFADIVGFTNLSSRIPPQELVDLLNQIFSRFDLIAESYKLEKIKTIGDAYMVVGGLPNPRTDHAAAIASMAIDMLDAIAQFNLDTGEEFQIRIGINSGAVVAGVIGIKKFTYDLWGDTVNIASRMESHGIPGRIHVTEATYKLLKDNFLFEERGVTSIKGKGEMQTYWLKGKNNSAAPVSD from the coding sequence ATGTCAGAAAAACCTATATTAAATAATTCAACTCGTAGCCTGACAATTTTTTATACTTTTTCTTTAGGTTTCGTTGCATGTTTGTCTATCTCGGGACAAATAATAGTACAAGGAATGCTATCGCAGCAGCAGAAAAATTTAGAAGTTGTCAGTTTAATAGAAGAAAGACAAACACTCTGCCAGGAAGTTATAAAATTTGTCGCGCTGTTAAAACTAGAACCTGAAACTAGAAACAATCCCCAACAGTTGCAAAAACTTCAGCAGCTAGTAATAGATTGGAAAGATTCTGGGGAAGAACTTGCGATCGCAACTCAAAAGACACCCGGTTTGTCTCCAACCCAAACAGTTGCGCTACAAGATAAATTAGCTAAGATTAAGCCTGCGGGGGTTAAGTTTCGTGAAGCCGCAGCTAAAATCGTTAGCGAAGGTAGACGCTCCAGAGGAGCAAGATTATCTGGAACATCTTCAGTTACTCAATTGTTAGCAGAAGAACAAATTTTAATGCAAGGTTTGGAAGATGTTTCTAATTGGTATACCCAGGAAACTATTGCTGGAGTAAATCGACTTAAGCAAGTTGAATATGGTTTGTTGGGAATTATATTATTAGTATTGTTATTGGAAGGAATATTAGTATTTCGTCCAGCAGTTAACAAAATTCAGGATACCCTAGGAAAATTGGCACTAGAGCAAGCACAGTCAGAAAACTTGCTGTTAAATATTCTGCCACATCCCATTGCTCAAAGACTCAAGCAATCTCAACCCAGCAAAAAAACAAAAACCGACAATATCATGATTGCTGATGGATATAACGATGCTACGGTAATGTTTGCTGATATTGTTGGGTTTACAAATTTATCAAGCCGCATTCCGCCGCAAGAATTAGTTGATTTACTCAATCAAATATTTTCTCGTTTCGATTTAATTGCAGAATCCTATAAATTAGAAAAAATTAAAACTATCGGTGATGCTTACATGGTAGTCGGTGGTTTACCCAATCCCCGAACAGATCATGCAGCAGCCATAGCAAGCATGGCAATCGATATGTTAGATGCGATCGCACAATTTAATTTGGATACTGGAGAAGAATTTCAAATTCGTATTGGTATTAATAGCGGAGCGGTGGTTGCGGGAGTAATTGGTATTAAAAAATTTACTTATGACCTTTGGGGAGACACTGTAAATATTGCTAGTAGGATGGAATCTCATGGAATTCCCGGTCGAATTCATGTTACCGAAGCTACCTACAAACTTCTGAAAGATAACTTTTTGTTTGAAGAAAGAGGAGTTACTTCCATTAAAGGTAAAGGTGAAATGCAAACCTATTGGCTCAAAGGTAAAAATAATTCAGCAGCTCCAGTATCTGATTAG